The following are encoded in a window of Peromyscus maniculatus bairdii isolate BWxNUB_F1_BW_parent chromosome X, HU_Pman_BW_mat_3.1, whole genome shotgun sequence genomic DNA:
- the Plxnb3 gene encoding plexin-B3 isoform X1 yields the protein MVAPVMAPWPLFSLHLLLLFLLLLPLTRAHRFSVHNTSLNHLVLEPGQGTLYVGAVNHLFQLSPELKMEAVAVTGPVIDSPDCVPFHDLAECPQAQLTDNANQLLLVSSRAQELVACGQVRQGVCEKRSLGDVTQVLYQAEDPGDGQFVAANTPGVTTVGLVVPLPGRDLLLVARGLAGKLSAGVPPLTVRQLAGPQPFSSEGLGRLVVGDFSDYNNSYVGAFSDTHFAYFVFRRRGARAQAEYRSYVARVCLGDVNLYSYVEVPLACHGQGLIQAAFLAPDTLLGAFAAGTSQAQAALCAFPLADLDKSMEQARRLCYTTGGQGPSGMEEATVEYGVTSRCITLPPDSPESYPCGDEHTPSPIAGRQPLEAQPLLQLGQPISAVAALQADGHTIAFLGDTQGQLHKVFLNSSQSQIYHSQQVGPPGSAISPDLLVDNSGNHLYVLTAQQVDRILVAACPQFPNCTTCLQARDPLCGWCILQGRCTRRGECGRAAQPNQWLWSYEDNYCLHIQSLLPAQHPRQEQGQVTLSVPRLPTLAMDEYFHCAFGDYDSLAHVEGPHVVCVTPPGDQVPPNPPGSDHVTLPLALMFEDVVVAATTFSFYDCSAVQALEVAAPCRTCVGSLWRCHWCPQSSHCVYSEHCPEGEKTVYSAQEVDIQVRGPGACPQVEGLASPQLVPVGWESHLALHIQNLHYFRGLPALYYCWLELPGKLQKLPAFLEETSKDSGLIHCQAQQFHPSMSQRELPVPIYVTRGEIQRLDNAHDLHVTLYDCAVGHPDCSHCQAANGSLSCLWCGDGQPSCRYGPLCPPDTVEQLCPTPTIDVIEPLTGPPEGGLAITILGSNLGQAFTDVQNAVTVAGQPCNPEASLYRISARIVCVISPAPNGTAGPVQVAIKSRPPGISTQHFIYQDPVLLSLSPQWGPQSGGTQLTIHGQYLQTGGNIRAFVGDQPCLIQEPVCPEAIICHTMPQAEPGEAVVLVVFGHVERKLLTTPFRYTANPQLVAAEPSVSFRGGGRLIRVRGIGLDVVWQPLLSVWLEDEDQVKALGGQGQDVNPRRNCGAPAADPQGCIQLESGLLQCSTLCSVNSSSLLLCHSPAVPDGAIPKRVFFALDNMQVDFASASGGQGFLYQPNPRLVPLSHEGLTHPYRLKPGHVLDVEGEGLNLGISKEEVRVHIGDGECLVKTLTLTHLYCEPPHHAPQPANGSGTLPQFVVQMGNVRLALGPVQYEAEPTMSTFPVEAQVGLGLGATVLIAAVLLLTLMYRHKSKQALRDYQKVLVQLENLETGVGDQCRKEFTDLMTEMTDLTSDLEASGIPFLDYRTYAERAFFPGHGGCPLQPELEGPGEEDRCATMHQGLTQLSNLLNSKLFLLTLIHTLEEQPNFSQRDRCHVASLLSLALHSKLEYLTDILRTLLGDLAAHYVHRNPKLMLRRTETMVEKLLTNWLSICLYDFLKEVAGEPLYMLFRAIKYQVDKGPVDAVTGKAKRTLNDSHLLREDVEFRPLTLMALVGPESCGVAGNSEVQRMPARVLDIDTITQVKEKMLDQVYKGTPFSQRPSVHSLDLEWRSGLAGHLTLSDEDLTSVTQNHWKRLNTLQHYKVPDGATVVLIPQLHNGDTVSQRLGQTGCPSGENIPMLEDGEEGGVRLWHLVKATEESEGAKVRHSSLRERERERAGAKAIPEIYLTRLLSMKRTLQKFVDDTFQAILSVNRPVPIAVKYLFDFLDELAEKHGIEDPETLHIWKTNSLLLRFWVNALKNPQLIFDVRVSDNEDAILAVIAQTFIDSCMVSEHKVGRDSPVNKLLYAREIPRYKQMVEKYYADIHQSSPASYQEMNSALAELSGNYTSAPHCLEALRELYNHIHRYYDQALVEMEKGLDSPGLMGRGVGFQAGTLYCPDRLSVPWKRTPWPRRCSWLAACSRSLPWWRTK from the exons ATGGTG GCTCCTGTGATGGCTCCCTGGCCTCTCTTCAGCCTCCACCTTCTgctgctgttcctgctgctgctgcccttgaCCAGAGCCCATCGCTTCTCTGTACACAACACCAGCCTCAACCACCTGGTGCTGGAGCCAGGCCAGGGCACACTCTACGTGGGTGCCGTGAATCACCTCTTCCAGCTCAGCCCTGAGCTGAAGATGGAGGCTGTGGCTGTCACTGGCCCTGTCATCGACAGTCCTGACTGTGTGCCTTTCCATGACCTGGCTGAGTGCCCCCAGGCCCAGCTCACTGATAATGCCAACCAGCTCTTGCTAGTGAGCAGCAGGGCCCAGGAGCTGGTGGCTTGTGGGCAAGTGAGGCAGGGTGTGTGTGAGAAGCGGAGCCTTGGGGATGTGACTCAGGTGCTGTACCAGGCTGAGGACCCTGGTGACGGGCAGTTTGTGGCTGCCAATACCCCAGGAGTAACCACAGTGGGCCTAGTGGTGCCCTTGCCAGGCCGAGACCTCCTGCTGGTGGCCAGGGGCCTGGCAGGCAAGCTGTCAGCAGGGGTACCGCCCCTAACTGTGCGCCAGCTGGCTGGCCCGCAGCCTTTCTCCAGCGAAGGTCTGGGACGACTCGTGGTGGGAGACTTCTCAGACTATAACAATAGCTATGTGGGGGCTTTCTCTGATACCCACTTTGCCTACTTTGTCTTCCGTCGGCGTGGAGCCCGGGCCCAGGCTGAATATCGCTCCTATGTAGCTCGTGTCTGCCTTGGAGATGTCAACCTTTACTCCTATGTGGAAGTGCCCCTTGCCTGCCATGGCCAGGGCCTTATCCAAGCTGCCTTCCTTGCTCCAGACACATTGCTAGGCGCATTTGCAGCAGGCACAAGTCAGGCACAGGCAGCCCTGTGTGCCTTTCCCTTAGCTGACCTGGACAAGAGTATGGAACAGGCCAGGCGACTTTGCTATACCACTGGTGGTCAGGGTCCCAGTGGCATGGAAGAAGCCACTGTGGAATATGGTGTCACATCCCGTTGCATCACCCTGCCTCCG GACTCCCCTGAGTCATACCCCTGTGGTGACGAacacacccccagccccatcGCAGGCCGCCAACCCCTGGAAGCCCAGCCTTTGCTACAGCTGGGACAGCCCATCAGTGCAGTGGCTGCTCTCCAGGCAGATGGGCACACGATAGCCTTCCTgggagacacccagggccagcTACATAAG GTCTTCCTAAACAGCTCCCAAAGCCAGATATACCATTCCCAGCAAGTGGGGCCCCCAGGCTCAGCCATCAGCCCAGACCTGCTGGTAGACAATAGTGGGAACCACCTCTATGTCCTGACTGCCCAGCAG GTAGACCGGATTCTTGTGGCAGCCTGTCCTCAGTTCCCCAACTGCACCACCTGCCTCCAGGCTAGGGACCCACTGTGTGGCTGGTGCATCCTTCAGGGCAG GTGTACTCGGAGGGGCGAGTGTGGACGGGCAGCCCAGCCAAACCAGTGGTTGTGGAGCTATGAAGACAACTACTGCCTTCACATTCAGAGCCTGCTACCAGCCCAGCACCCCCGCCAGGAACAGGGCCAG GTCACTCTGTCTGTTCCCCGGCTGCCTACCCTGGCTATGGATGAATACTTCCATTGTGCTTTTGGGGACTATGACAGTCTGGCTCATGTGGAAGGGCCCCATGTGGTCTGTGTCACCCCTCCTGGAGATCAGGTGCCACCTAACCCTCCAGGCTCCG ATCATGTCACCTTGCCCCTGGCTCTGATGTTTGAGGATGTGGTTGTGGCTGCCACCACCTTCTCCTTCTATGACTGCAGTGCTGTCCAGGCCTTGGAAGTGGCTGCCCC GTGTCGCACTTGTGTGGGCAGCCTGTGGCGGTGCCACTGGTGCCCCCAGAGCAGCCATTGTGTATATAGCGAGCACTGCCCAGAGGGTGAGAAGACTGTCTACAGTGCCCAGGAG GTGGACATCCAGGTTCGTGGCCCAGGGGCTTGTCCTCAGGTTGAGGGCCTAGCAAGTCCCCAATTGGTGCCTGTGGGCTGGGAGAGCCATTTGGCCCTGCACATTCAGAACCTTCACTATTTCCGA GGTCTGCCTGCCTTATACTACTGCTGGCTAGAGCTGCCTGGAAAACTGCAGAAGCTACCTGCCTTCCTAGAGGAGACATCCAAGGACTCTGGCCTCATTCACTGCCAGGCCCAGCAG TTCCATCCCTCTATGTCCCAGAGGGAGCTCCCAGTGCCCATCTATGTAACCAGAGGTGAGATCCAACGGCTGGACAATGCCCATGATCTTCATG TGACTCTGTATGACTGTGCTGTGGGTCACCCTGACTGCAGCCATTGCCAGGCAGCCAATGGAAGCCTAAGCTGTCTGTGGTGTGGCGATGGCCAGCCTTCCTGCCGCTATGGGCCACTGTGCCCACCAGATACTGTGGAACAGCTATGCCCTACACCCACCATTGATGTG ATTGAACCCCTGACTGGTCCCCCAGAAGGTGGCTTGGCCATCACCATCCTGGGTTCCAACCTGGGCCAGGCCTTTACTGATGTGCAAAACGCTGTGACTGTGGCTGGCCAGCCCTGCAACCCTGAAGCTTCTCTCTACCGCATCTCTGCCCG gattgtgtgtgtgatatccCCTGCTCCCAATGGCACTGCTGGGCCTGTCCAAGTGGCCATTAAGAGTCGTCCTCCCGGCATCTCAACCCAGCACTTCATCTACCAG GACCCTGTCCTGCTAAGCCTGAGTCCTCAGTGGGGTCCCCAGTCAGGGGGTACCCAGCTCACCATCCATGGGCAGTACCTCCAGACAGGAGGCAACATCAGGGCCTTTGTAGGTGACCAACCTTGCCTCAT CCAGGAGCCTGTGTGTCCTGAAGCCATCATATGCCACACCATGCCccaagcagagccaggagaagcAGTAGTCCTTGTAGTCTTTGGACATGTTGAGCGCAAACTGCTCACCACCCCATTTCGATATACTGCCaatccccagctggtggcagcAGAGCCTAGTGTCAGTTTTCGGGG GGGTGGACGACTGATTCGAGTCAGGGGTATAGGCCTAGATGTCGTGTGGCAGCCCTTGCTGTCTGTGTGGCTGGAGGATGAGGACCAGGTAAAGGCTTTGGGGGGCCAGGGCCAGGATGTGAACCCAAGGAGGAACTGCGGTGCCCCTGCTGCAGATCCCCAGGGTTGTATCCAGCTTGAGAGTGGCTTGCTACAG TGCTCCACTCTGTGCTCTGTTAACTCATCTAGCCTCCTCCTGTGCCACAGTCCAGCAGTGCCAGATGGGGCCATCCCAAAGAGGGTCTTCTTTGCCTTAGACAACATGCAAGTAGACTTTGCCAGTGCTAGTGGGGGCCAGGGATTTCTGTACCAGCCTAACCCTCGCCTGGTCCCACTTAGTCATGAAGGACTCACTCACCCTTACCGCCTCAAGCCAGGTCATGTCCTGGATGTGGAG GGTGAGGGCCTCAACTTAGGGATCAGCAAGGAGGAGGTGCGGGTGCACATTGGGGATGGAGAGTGCCTGGTGAAGACGCTGACGCTTACTCATTTGTACTGCGAGCCACCCCACCATGCCCCTCAGCCAGCCAATGGTTCAGGCACCCTGCCTCAGTTCGTG GTGCAGATGGGCAATGTGCGCCTGGCTCTGGGCCCTGTCCAGTATGAAGCAGAGCCCACGATGTCCACCTTTCCTGTGGAGGCCCAGGtgggcctgggcctgggtgcTACTGTGCTGATTGCTGCAGTGCTGCTCCTCACACTCATGTACAG GCACAAGAGCAAGCAGGCCCTGAGAGACTATCAGAAGGTGCTGGTGCAGCTGGAGAACCTGGAGACTGGTGTGGGCGACCAGTGTCGCAAGGAGTTCACAG ACCTGATGACTGAGATGACAGACCTCACCAGTGACCTAGAGGCCAGTGGGATACCCTTCCTGGATTACCGGACATATGCTGAGCGTGCCTTCTTCCCCGGCCATGGTGGCTGCCCACTGCAGCCAGAGCTTGAAGGGCCTGGGGAAGAAGATCGCTGTGCCACTATGCACCAGGGCCTTACACAACTCTCCAATTTGCTCAACAGCAAGCTCTTCCTTCTCACA CTCATCCAcactctggaggagcagccaaaCTTTTCCCAGAGGGACCGCTGCCATGTGGCTTCACTGCTTTCCCTGGCTCTGCACAGCAAGCTTGAGTACTTGACCGACATCTTGAGAACTCTGCTTGGTGACCTAGCAGCCCATTATGTACACAGGAACCCTAAGCTCATGTTACGCAG GACAGAGACCATGGTAGAGAAGCTGCTCACCAACTGGCTATCCATCTGTCTCTATGACTTCTTAAAG GAAGTGGCTGGTGAGCCACTGTACATGCTCTTCCGGGCCATCAAGTACCAGGTGGACAAGGGCCCTGTGGACGCTGTGACAGGCAAAGCAAAACGAACTCTGAATGATAGCCATCTGCTACGAGAGGATGTGGAGTTCCGGCCCTTGACCTTGATGGCACTAGTGGGACCTGAGTCTTGTGGGGTAGCAGGGAACAGCGAGGTGCAGCGAATGCCAGCCCGGGTGCTTGACATAGACACCATAACCCAAGTCAAGGAGAAGATGTTAGATCAAGTCTACAAGGGAACCCCCTTCTCTCAGAGGCCTTCAGTGCACTCCTTAGACCTTG AGTGGCGCTCAGGACTAGCTGGTCACCTAACCCTGTCAGATGAGGACTTGACCTCCGTGACTCAAAACCACTGGAAGAGACTCAACACCCTGCAACACTACAAG GTCCCAGATGGAGCAACAGTGGTGCTCATTCCTCAGCTGCACAATGGTGACACTGTCTCCCAGAGACTGGGCCAGACTGGCTGCCCCTCTGGAGAGA ACATCCCCATGCTGGAAGATGGTGAGGAGGGTGGAGTTCGGCTCTGGCACCTGGTGAAGGCCACTGAGGAGTCAGAAGGGGCCAAAGTGCGGCACAGCAGCCTCCGGGAACGAGAACGAGAACGGGCAGGAGCCAAGGCCATTCCTGAAATCTATCTCACCCGTTTACTTTCAATGAAG AGAACCTTGCAGAAGTTTGTGGATGACACCTTCCAGGCCATTCTTAGCGTGAATCGGCCTGTGCCTATTGCTGTTAAGTACCTATTTGACTTCCTGGATGAGCTGGCAGAGAAACATGGCATAGAGGATCCGGAGACCCTGCACATTTGGAAGACAAACAG CCTACTGCTGCGATTCTGGGTGAATGCCTTGAAGAACCCACAGCTCATTTTTGATGTGCGGGTGTCAGACAACGAGGATGCCATCTTGGCTGTCATTGCACAGACCTTCATCGACTCCTGCATGGTCTCGGAGCATAAAGTGGGCAGG GATTCCCCGGTGAACAAACTGCTCTATGCCCGGGAGATCCCTCGATACAAGCAGATGGTGGAGAA GTACTACGCAGACATTCACCAGAGCTCTCCAGCGAGCTATCAGGAGATGAACTCAGCTCTGGCTGAACTCTCTGGG AACTACACCTCTGCTCCCCACTGTCTGGAGGCTCTTCGAGAACTTTACAACCACATCCACAGGTATTATGACCAG GCCCTTGTTGAGATGGAGAAAGGACTGGATAGCCCTGGTCTGATGGGCAGAGGAGTGGGATTTCAGGCAGGTACACTCTACTGCCCTGACAGATTATCAGTGCCCTGGAAGAGGACCCCGTGGCCCAGAAGATGCAGCTGGCTTGCCGCCTGCAGCAGATCGCTGCCCTGGTGGAGAACAAAGTGA
- the Plxnb3 gene encoding plexin-B3 isoform X7, protein MVVFLNSSQSQIYHSQQVGPPGSAISPDLLVDNSGNHLYVLTAQQVDRILVAACPQFPNCTTCLQARDPLCGWCILQGRCTRRGECGRAAQPNQWLWSYEDNYCLHIQSLLPAQHPRQEQGQVTLSVPRLPTLAMDEYFHCAFGDYDSLAHVEGPHVVCVTPPGDQVPPNPPGSDHVTLPLALMFEDVVVAATTFSFYDCSAVQALEVAAPCRTCVGSLWRCHWCPQSSHCVYSEHCPEGEKTVYSAQEVDIQVRGPGACPQVEGLASPQLVPVGWESHLALHIQNLHYFRGLPALYYCWLELPGKLQKLPAFLEETSKDSGLIHCQAQQFHPSMSQRELPVPIYVTRGEIQRLDNAHDLHVTLYDCAVGHPDCSHCQAANGSLSCLWCGDGQPSCRYGPLCPPDTVEQLCPTPTIDVIEPLTGPPEGGLAITILGSNLGQAFTDVQNAVTVAGQPCNPEASLYRISARIVCVISPAPNGTAGPVQVAIKSRPPGISTQHFIYQDPVLLSLSPQWGPQSGGTQLTIHGQYLQTGGNIRAFVGDQPCLIQEPVCPEAIICHTMPQAEPGEAVVLVVFGHVERKLLTTPFRYTANPQLVAAEPSVSFRGGGRLIRVRGIGLDVVWQPLLSVWLEDEDQVKALGGQGQDVNPRRNCGAPAADPQGCIQLESGLLQCSTLCSVNSSSLLLCHSPAVPDGAIPKRVFFALDNMQVDFASASGGQGFLYQPNPRLVPLSHEGLTHPYRLKPGHVLDVEGEGLNLGISKEEVRVHIGDGECLVKTLTLTHLYCEPPHHAPQPANGSGTLPQFVVQMGNVRLALGPVQYEAEPTMSTFPVEAQVGLGLGATVLIAAVLLLTLMYRHKSKQALRDYQKVLVQLENLETGVGDQCRKEFTDLMTEMTDLTSDLEASGIPFLDYRTYAERAFFPGHGGCPLQPELEGPGEEDRCATMHQGLTQLSNLLNSKLFLLTLIHTLEEQPNFSQRDRCHVASLLSLALHSKLEYLTDILRTLLGDLAAHYVHRNPKLMLRRTETMVEKLLTNWLSICLYDFLKEVAGEPLYMLFRAIKYQVDKGPVDAVTGKAKRTLNDSHLLREDVEFRPLTLMALVGPESCGVAGNSEVQRMPARVLDIDTITQVKEKMLDQVYKGTPFSQRPSVHSLDLEWRSGLAGHLTLSDEDLTSVTQNHWKRLNTLQHYKVPDGATVVLIPQLHNGDTVSQRLGQTGCPSGENIPMLEDGEEGGVRLWHLVKATEESEGAKVRHSSLRERERERAGAKAIPEIYLTRLLSMKRTLQKFVDDTFQAILSVNRPVPIAVKYLFDFLDELAEKHGIEDPETLHIWKTNSLLLRFWVNALKNPQLIFDVRVSDNEDAILAVIAQTFIDSCMVSEHKVGRDSPVNKLLYAREIPRYKQMVEKYYADIHQSSPASYQEMNSALAELSGNYTSAPHCLEALRELYNHIHRYYDQALVEMEKGLDSPGLMGRGVGFQAGTLYCPDRLSVPWKRTPWPRRCSWLAACSRSLPWWRTK, encoded by the exons ATGGTG GTCTTCCTAAACAGCTCCCAAAGCCAGATATACCATTCCCAGCAAGTGGGGCCCCCAGGCTCAGCCATCAGCCCAGACCTGCTGGTAGACAATAGTGGGAACCACCTCTATGTCCTGACTGCCCAGCAG GTAGACCGGATTCTTGTGGCAGCCTGTCCTCAGTTCCCCAACTGCACCACCTGCCTCCAGGCTAGGGACCCACTGTGTGGCTGGTGCATCCTTCAGGGCAG GTGTACTCGGAGGGGCGAGTGTGGACGGGCAGCCCAGCCAAACCAGTGGTTGTGGAGCTATGAAGACAACTACTGCCTTCACATTCAGAGCCTGCTACCAGCCCAGCACCCCCGCCAGGAACAGGGCCAG GTCACTCTGTCTGTTCCCCGGCTGCCTACCCTGGCTATGGATGAATACTTCCATTGTGCTTTTGGGGACTATGACAGTCTGGCTCATGTGGAAGGGCCCCATGTGGTCTGTGTCACCCCTCCTGGAGATCAGGTGCCACCTAACCCTCCAGGCTCCG ATCATGTCACCTTGCCCCTGGCTCTGATGTTTGAGGATGTGGTTGTGGCTGCCACCACCTTCTCCTTCTATGACTGCAGTGCTGTCCAGGCCTTGGAAGTGGCTGCCCC GTGTCGCACTTGTGTGGGCAGCCTGTGGCGGTGCCACTGGTGCCCCCAGAGCAGCCATTGTGTATATAGCGAGCACTGCCCAGAGGGTGAGAAGACTGTCTACAGTGCCCAGGAG GTGGACATCCAGGTTCGTGGCCCAGGGGCTTGTCCTCAGGTTGAGGGCCTAGCAAGTCCCCAATTGGTGCCTGTGGGCTGGGAGAGCCATTTGGCCCTGCACATTCAGAACCTTCACTATTTCCGA GGTCTGCCTGCCTTATACTACTGCTGGCTAGAGCTGCCTGGAAAACTGCAGAAGCTACCTGCCTTCCTAGAGGAGACATCCAAGGACTCTGGCCTCATTCACTGCCAGGCCCAGCAG TTCCATCCCTCTATGTCCCAGAGGGAGCTCCCAGTGCCCATCTATGTAACCAGAGGTGAGATCCAACGGCTGGACAATGCCCATGATCTTCATG TGACTCTGTATGACTGTGCTGTGGGTCACCCTGACTGCAGCCATTGCCAGGCAGCCAATGGAAGCCTAAGCTGTCTGTGGTGTGGCGATGGCCAGCCTTCCTGCCGCTATGGGCCACTGTGCCCACCAGATACTGTGGAACAGCTATGCCCTACACCCACCATTGATGTG ATTGAACCCCTGACTGGTCCCCCAGAAGGTGGCTTGGCCATCACCATCCTGGGTTCCAACCTGGGCCAGGCCTTTACTGATGTGCAAAACGCTGTGACTGTGGCTGGCCAGCCCTGCAACCCTGAAGCTTCTCTCTACCGCATCTCTGCCCG gattgtgtgtgtgatatccCCTGCTCCCAATGGCACTGCTGGGCCTGTCCAAGTGGCCATTAAGAGTCGTCCTCCCGGCATCTCAACCCAGCACTTCATCTACCAG GACCCTGTCCTGCTAAGCCTGAGTCCTCAGTGGGGTCCCCAGTCAGGGGGTACCCAGCTCACCATCCATGGGCAGTACCTCCAGACAGGAGGCAACATCAGGGCCTTTGTAGGTGACCAACCTTGCCTCAT CCAGGAGCCTGTGTGTCCTGAAGCCATCATATGCCACACCATGCCccaagcagagccaggagaagcAGTAGTCCTTGTAGTCTTTGGACATGTTGAGCGCAAACTGCTCACCACCCCATTTCGATATACTGCCaatccccagctggtggcagcAGAGCCTAGTGTCAGTTTTCGGGG GGGTGGACGACTGATTCGAGTCAGGGGTATAGGCCTAGATGTCGTGTGGCAGCCCTTGCTGTCTGTGTGGCTGGAGGATGAGGACCAGGTAAAGGCTTTGGGGGGCCAGGGCCAGGATGTGAACCCAAGGAGGAACTGCGGTGCCCCTGCTGCAGATCCCCAGGGTTGTATCCAGCTTGAGAGTGGCTTGCTACAG TGCTCCACTCTGTGCTCTGTTAACTCATCTAGCCTCCTCCTGTGCCACAGTCCAGCAGTGCCAGATGGGGCCATCCCAAAGAGGGTCTTCTTTGCCTTAGACAACATGCAAGTAGACTTTGCCAGTGCTAGTGGGGGCCAGGGATTTCTGTACCAGCCTAACCCTCGCCTGGTCCCACTTAGTCATGAAGGACTCACTCACCCTTACCGCCTCAAGCCAGGTCATGTCCTGGATGTGGAG GGTGAGGGCCTCAACTTAGGGATCAGCAAGGAGGAGGTGCGGGTGCACATTGGGGATGGAGAGTGCCTGGTGAAGACGCTGACGCTTACTCATTTGTACTGCGAGCCACCCCACCATGCCCCTCAGCCAGCCAATGGTTCAGGCACCCTGCCTCAGTTCGTG GTGCAGATGGGCAATGTGCGCCTGGCTCTGGGCCCTGTCCAGTATGAAGCAGAGCCCACGATGTCCACCTTTCCTGTGGAGGCCCAGGtgggcctgggcctgggtgcTACTGTGCTGATTGCTGCAGTGCTGCTCCTCACACTCATGTACAG GCACAAGAGCAAGCAGGCCCTGAGAGACTATCAGAAGGTGCTGGTGCAGCTGGAGAACCTGGAGACTGGTGTGGGCGACCAGTGTCGCAAGGAGTTCACAG ACCTGATGACTGAGATGACAGACCTCACCAGTGACCTAGAGGCCAGTGGGATACCCTTCCTGGATTACCGGACATATGCTGAGCGTGCCTTCTTCCCCGGCCATGGTGGCTGCCCACTGCAGCCAGAGCTTGAAGGGCCTGGGGAAGAAGATCGCTGTGCCACTATGCACCAGGGCCTTACACAACTCTCCAATTTGCTCAACAGCAAGCTCTTCCTTCTCACA CTCATCCAcactctggaggagcagccaaaCTTTTCCCAGAGGGACCGCTGCCATGTGGCTTCACTGCTTTCCCTGGCTCTGCACAGCAAGCTTGAGTACTTGACCGACATCTTGAGAACTCTGCTTGGTGACCTAGCAGCCCATTATGTACACAGGAACCCTAAGCTCATGTTACGCAG GACAGAGACCATGGTAGAGAAGCTGCTCACCAACTGGCTATCCATCTGTCTCTATGACTTCTTAAAG GAAGTGGCTGGTGAGCCACTGTACATGCTCTTCCGGGCCATCAAGTACCAGGTGGACAAGGGCCCTGTGGACGCTGTGACAGGCAAAGCAAAACGAACTCTGAATGATAGCCATCTGCTACGAGAGGATGTGGAGTTCCGGCCCTTGACCTTGATGGCACTAGTGGGACCTGAGTCTTGTGGGGTAGCAGGGAACAGCGAGGTGCAGCGAATGCCAGCCCGGGTGCTTGACATAGACACCATAACCCAAGTCAAGGAGAAGATGTTAGATCAAGTCTACAAGGGAACCCCCTTCTCTCAGAGGCCTTCAGTGCACTCCTTAGACCTTG AGTGGCGCTCAGGACTAGCTGGTCACCTAACCCTGTCAGATGAGGACTTGACCTCCGTGACTCAAAACCACTGGAAGAGACTCAACACCCTGCAACACTACAAG GTCCCAGATGGAGCAACAGTGGTGCTCATTCCTCAGCTGCACAATGGTGACACTGTCTCCCAGAGACTGGGCCAGACTGGCTGCCCCTCTGGAGAGA ACATCCCCATGCTGGAAGATGGTGAGGAGGGTGGAGTTCGGCTCTGGCACCTGGTGAAGGCCACTGAGGAGTCAGAAGGGGCCAAAGTGCGGCACAGCAGCCTCCGGGAACGAGAACGAGAACGGGCAGGAGCCAAGGCCATTCCTGAAATCTATCTCACCCGTTTACTTTCAATGAAG AGAACCTTGCAGAAGTTTGTGGATGACACCTTCCAGGCCATTCTTAGCGTGAATCGGCCTGTGCCTATTGCTGTTAAGTACCTATTTGACTTCCTGGATGAGCTGGCAGAGAAACATGGCATAGAGGATCCGGAGACCCTGCACATTTGGAAGACAAACAG CCTACTGCTGCGATTCTGGGTGAATGCCTTGAAGAACCCACAGCTCATTTTTGATGTGCGGGTGTCAGACAACGAGGATGCCATCTTGGCTGTCATTGCACAGACCTTCATCGACTCCTGCATGGTCTCGGAGCATAAAGTGGGCAGG GATTCCCCGGTGAACAAACTGCTCTATGCCCGGGAGATCCCTCGATACAAGCAGATGGTGGAGAA GTACTACGCAGACATTCACCAGAGCTCTCCAGCGAGCTATCAGGAGATGAACTCAGCTCTGGCTGAACTCTCTGGG AACTACACCTCTGCTCCCCACTGTCTGGAGGCTCTTCGAGAACTTTACAACCACATCCACAGGTATTATGACCAG GCCCTTGTTGAGATGGAGAAAGGACTGGATAGCCCTGGTCTGATGGGCAGAGGAGTGGGATTTCAGGCAGGTACACTCTACTGCCCTGACAGATTATCAGTGCCCTGGAAGAGGACCCCGTGGCCCAGAAGATGCAGCTGGCTTGCCGCCTGCAGCAGATCGCTGCCCTGGTGGAGAACAAAGTGA